The genome window CGCTCACCCAGTCCGAAACCAATCATCTTCTCGGGATCGTCCGCAATCTCTCCGCTTCCGGCGTCGCTGTCGTCTTCGTCAGCCACCGGCTTGCGGAAGTGCTCGACATATCGAGCAGGTTGACGGTGCTTAGGGACGGTGCGCTTGTCGGCGTTTATCCGACCAAGGGCATGACGCAATCCCGCATCACCGAACTGATGACGGGAAAGACCTTCGACACACATGTTCGGGCGGCGCCGAAGGATCAGCAGCCCGTTGTCCTCGATGTCCGGTCGCTCAGCCGGCGCGGTCAGTTCGAGGATATTTCGCTGACGGTGCGGCGTGGCGAAACGCTCGGCATTACCGGGCTACTCGGCGCCGGACGGACGGAGCTAGCCCTTGCTCTCTTCGGCATGACGAGACCGGATTCCGGTACGATCGCGCTTGATGGCAGGGCAGTGCGCTTCTCTTCCAACCGCGACGCGATCCAGGCGGGCATCGCCTATCTTTCCGAGGACCGCCTGTCGCTCGGGCTCATCCAACCGCAATCGATCGCCGACAATCTCGTGATCTCGTCGCTGCGCAAGATACTCTCCAGCGGCTTCCTCTCAGAGGATAGGAAGGAAAGCCTTGTCGCCCGCTGGATCCGCCAACTCGGTATCAAGATCGGTTTGCCGGAGGATGCGATTTCGACATTGTCGGGCGGCAATCAGCAGCGCGTCGCCATCGCCAAATGGCTGGCGACCGACCCGAAGCTTTTGATCCTCGATGCGCCAACCGTTGGCGTCGACGTCGGCGCGCGGGCCGGCATCTTCGATATCGTCGCCAAGCTCGCGGAAACCGGGCTGGCGATCATCCTGATTTCCGATGAGGTGCCCGAGGTCTATTTCAATGCGGACCGCGTGTTGCACATGGCGCAGGGCAGGATCATCGGCGCGTTCGATCCACGGCAATGTTCCCTTCACGATATCGAGGCTGCCGTCTATGCGTAATTTCATCAGCACCCATGCGACGGAAATTTCCCTGCTGGCAGTGATGATCGTCATCTGTGCCTTCCTGTCTTTCGCCACGGATAATTTCTTCTCCCTCGGCAATACCTTCGATCTCCTGAATATCAGCGCCGTCAACATCATCTTCGCCGTCGGCCTGCTGGTCGTTCTGATCGCCGGTGGCATCGATATCTCCTTCGCCGTCGGTGCGTCCGTCGTGCAATATGTGACGGCGATCGCGCTTGGTTGGATCGGCGGGGGAGGCTGGGTTTCGGGCCTCATCATCGCCGGGTCGATCGGCATCCTGCTCGGAGCGATCAACGCCTTCCTGATCCATCGCTTCCGGATCATTTCGATCGTCGCGACCATCTCCACCTTCAACATCTATTTCGGGCTTCTCATGTTCTTCACCAAGGGCGTGTCGATCTACGACCTGCCCGACTGGCTCACGGACAAGGTCGTGCTGTTCGAGCATGAGATGCCCGACGGCACCTGGATCGAGATCACGCTTCCTGTCCTGGTCATGGTGATTTGCGTCGTCGCCACCTGGGTACTCATCACCCGCACCACCATAGGCCGGCAGCTCTATGCCTTT of Rhizobium sp. NXC24 contains these proteins:
- a CDS encoding sugar ABC transporter ATP-binding protein, which codes for MSEIESANASGGALLSLRDINITFGGVKALKNVAFEVHPGEVHCLAGENGSGKSTLIKIITGVYRPAPGAIIEYDGQTYSHMSPVTAQAKGIQVIWQDLALFPEMSVAENIAFQTVLGRWPRLVNYAQMRQLAMNALKRLGVALDVDLPLKEFAIAQRQIVAIARALVGEAKIVFMDEPTASLTQSETNHLLGIVRNLSASGVAVVFVSHRLAEVLDISSRLTVLRDGALVGVYPTKGMTQSRITELMTGKTFDTHVRAAPKDQQPVVLDVRSLSRRGQFEDISLTVRRGETLGITGLLGAGRTELALALFGMTRPDSGTIALDGRAVRFSSNRDAIQAGIAYLSEDRLSLGLIQPQSIADNLVISSLRKILSSGFLSEDRKESLVARWIRQLGIKIGLPEDAISTLSGGNQQRVAIAKWLATDPKLLILDAPTVGVDVGARAGIFDIVAKLAETGLAIILISDEVPEVYFNADRVLHMAQGRIIGAFDPRQCSLHDIEAAVYA
- a CDS encoding ABC transporter permease; the encoded protein is MRNFISTHATEISLLAVMIVICAFLSFATDNFFSLGNTFDLLNISAVNIIFAVGLLVVLIAGGIDISFAVGASVVQYVTAIALGWIGGGGWVSGLIIAGSIGILLGAINAFLIHRFRIISIVATISTFNIYFGLLMFFTKGVSIYDLPDWLTDKVVLFEHEMPDGTWIEITLPVLVMVICVVATWVLITRTTIGRQLYAFGDNPEGARRFGINIGAMQFIAFGWLGLMAGIGGLVQAHYAQEVVPNALYGRELDVLAAVVLGGARLGGGKGSVLGCVLGVLLISITQNGLNLMGVSPFAFKMIIGAIILVAITLSNTRIDKLVPLLRREGQTR